From a region of the Deltaproteobacteria bacterium genome:
- a CDS encoding DedA family protein: MDLVRQLFEIFFHLDVHLNDWAGMLGPWLYLLLFVILFCETGLVVTPFLPGDSLLFAVGALASIEGSPLSLPLLLTLLCIAAVAGDAVNYSIGFRVGPKVFNREQSRLLNKEHLRRTHEFYEKYGGKTIILARFMPIIRTFAPFVAGIGQMGYPKFAAFNVIGGIAWVMSFVVAGYFFGNMPAVKSNFHYVIVAIVVLSIMPPIIEYLRSRREARTAPAIE; this comes from the coding sequence ATGGATCTAGTCCGACAACTGTTCGAGATTTTCTTTCACCTCGACGTTCATCTGAACGACTGGGCCGGCATGCTCGGGCCGTGGCTCTATCTGCTGCTGTTCGTAATTCTGTTCTGCGAGACCGGCTTGGTGGTCACGCCATTTCTGCCGGGTGATTCGCTGCTGTTTGCCGTCGGTGCGCTGGCGTCTATCGAGGGGTCGCCGCTCAGCCTGCCGCTACTGCTCACGTTGCTGTGCATCGCCGCCGTCGCCGGTGACGCCGTGAACTATTCGATCGGCTTTCGGGTCGGGCCGAAGGTGTTCAACCGCGAGCAGTCGCGCTTGCTCAACAAGGAGCACCTCCGCCGCACACACGAGTTCTACGAGAAGTACGGCGGGAAGACGATCATCTTGGCGCGCTTCATGCCGATCATTCGTACTTTCGCCCCGTTCGTCGCCGGCATTGGGCAGATGGGCTATCCGAAGTTTGCGGCGTTCAACGTCATCGGCGGCATCGCCTGGGTGATGTCATTCGTGGTCGCCGGCTACTTCTTCGGTAACATGCCGGCGGTGAAGAGCAACTTCCATTACGTGATCGTGGCGATTGTCGTGTTGTCGATCATGCCACCGATCATCGAGTACCTACGCTCCCGCCGCGAAGCGCGCACCGCGCCAGCTATCGAGTAA
- a CDS encoding histidine phosphatase family protein, whose amino-acid sequence MRVEATQRELYPYNFASSPIDSRAANVSDRRAMAIYLIRHGETDSNAARVVQTPEAPLSKRGITQAGLLARRLAGEGITNVITSDLPRARITAEIVQATTRATLRLDALLQERNYGDIRGRAYADFDVDILGPDYEPPGGERWMEFHQRVDRAWVAITDAATRARGHLAVVTHGLVCASLAQRHLQLPAGVAAPQRWGNTSLTIIDTAPPYVVRLLNCTAHLDERSADDVRTRSGL is encoded by the coding sequence ATGCGGGTTGAGGCGACCCAGCGCGAGCTGTATCCTTACAATTTTGCGTCCTCTCCGATTGACAGCCGCGCGGCGAACGTGTCTGACCGTCGCGCGATGGCGATCTATCTCATCCGACACGGCGAAACCGATTCGAACGCGGCGCGCGTAGTGCAAACGCCTGAAGCGCCGCTGAGCAAGCGCGGCATCACCCAAGCCGGGCTGCTCGCGCGCCGACTTGCCGGTGAAGGCATCACCAACGTGATCACGAGCGATCTCCCGCGGGCGCGCATAACCGCTGAAATCGTGCAAGCCACGACCCGCGCCACGCTCCGGCTCGACGCGCTCCTGCAAGAGCGCAACTACGGCGACATCCGGGGGCGAGCGTATGCGGACTTCGACGTCGACATCCTGGGGCCGGATTACGAGCCACCTGGCGGCGAGCGCTGGATGGAGTTTCATCAGCGAGTCGATCGCGCGTGGGTCGCAATCACCGACGCCGCGACTCGCGCCCGCGGGCATCTCGCCGTGGTCACCCACGGACTCGTGTGTGCCTCACTGGCGCAGAGGCATCTGCAATTGCCGGCGGGTGTCGCCGCCCCGCAGCGCTGGGGCAATACTTCGCTGACCATCATCGACACCGCGCCACCATATGTCGTGCGGCTACTCAACTGCACGGCGCACCTCGATGAGCGCAGCGCCGACGATGTGCGAACGCGCTCGGGTCTTTAG
- a CDS encoding DUF433 domain-containing protein encodes MKTLPGYRWVIIDPELLGGQPAIRGTRLSVAHVLACLAEGMTGTEIAIDYAGFPPESIPEVLRFASEELEQRRGANVAA; translated from the coding sequence ATGAAAACCCTGCCAGGCTACCGTTGGGTCATCATCGATCCGGAACTGCTCGGTGGGCAGCCGGCGATTCGAGGAACGCGATTGTCCGTGGCGCATGTGCTCGCGTGTCTTGCTGAAGGGATGACCGGAACAGAGATCGCGATCGACTACGCGGGCTTCCCGCCCGAAAGCATTCCTGAGGTTCTTCGTTTCGCGTCCGAGGAACTTGAGCAGCGTCGCGGCGCCAATGTGGCTGCTTGA
- a CDS encoding AAA family ATPase, whose protein sequence is MRSRAADIDTIFVGRSDELAALREASDGARTGHGRLVLIGGESGIGKTTLLEQFAAQSSAPILWGRCWESDGAAAFRPWSQIIDSYSRRHTARVLRQTLGPGAADLLQLVPHLSKRLANLTTAPTIDAQQGRLRLFESVVGFLRRAASREPLTLVVEDLHRADLLSLRLLHFVARELASVPLLIIATYRDTEVATQSPLHEVLGELVTSARVLPLSGLSPVEVTAFVAHAIDQDAPDALMSALHQQTDGNPFYVRELVRQLAAEDRPLVNWTDAVAMTVPEGLRLILRRRVERLSPQCQLALRMAAVFGREFSALAVAAAARVYGPDDDRVSNVADLLAEAHAARIISEMPDEGGWLRFMHAVIRDTVYEDLSPTERARLHRAAADALESLPDGDFNELSHHLLQAIPTGTAARALDVTIRAARTATGRLAHEEAARSYQRALRILDTMADAGEAGARQRVELLVALGEAQMCVGETIEGRRTLLEALRRARELDASELFAEAALHYANPGDVDPQVDDTAIALLTEANARLDGGKPVWRACVLGKLAMMQYFTGTVEERVSNSREALALAEEAGDTRVLAEVIGDAHFALLGPDNARERLTMADRQIQLAESIDASKLELEGHSWRLVDLLALGDIRGVDIELNICARQAHSLRRSFDLWRVAVYRAMRALLAGRLAEAGPLIDEALHLGERAHSPNRALAFGAQFFLLRRDQGRLEEITDQIRWFADEYPTMPAIRCGLTLLYAEVGRVAEARAEFERLAANDFGDIPRDANWINAMEKLAHACVALGDTRRARVLYDALLPYAEQTVVVAFGEACDGSMSRALALLAALMRQWDIAAHHFEAALTMNARLGARGFVARTQHQYAEMLIRIAEGEEPPFEKGGQGGISPPTEPRTPLTLLSDAIATYEQLGMNGYLRQTLALREQALRLPQPQNVFRFDGKRWTVRWQGRPVRVRQAQALHYVAHLLRNPGRWISVIDLQRAVTSAAPSAALVCDDHLEVMQLDNGEPALDARALRACRARLRDLLHERSEASRLNDAARLAAIDVERDAIERQLRRGNVGNTIDQLRKNISKAIVRARAAIQRSSPPLGEHLERHITYERHAFRYNPPQEIRWEE, encoded by the coding sequence ATGAGGTCGAGAGCAGCAGACATCGACACGATCTTCGTCGGGCGCAGCGACGAGTTGGCAGCGCTTCGGGAAGCATCCGACGGCGCGCGCACGGGTCACGGCCGGTTGGTGCTCATCGGAGGCGAGTCAGGGATCGGGAAGACAACGCTGTTGGAGCAGTTCGCTGCCCAGAGCAGTGCGCCGATTCTGTGGGGACGTTGCTGGGAAAGCGATGGGGCCGCGGCGTTCCGGCCCTGGTCTCAAATCATCGACAGCTATTCGCGGCGACACACCGCTCGGGTGTTGCGTCAGACGCTCGGCCCCGGCGCGGCGGATCTCCTCCAGCTCGTGCCGCATTTGAGCAAACGCCTCGCGAACCTGACGACGGCTCCCACCATCGATGCGCAACAGGGCCGTCTGCGTTTGTTCGAGAGCGTCGTCGGCTTTCTACGCCGCGCCGCGAGCCGCGAGCCGCTCACCCTCGTCGTCGAAGATCTCCACCGCGCCGACCTTCTTTCGCTCCGGCTCCTGCACTTCGTGGCGCGTGAACTCGCGAGCGTTCCCCTCCTCATCATCGCCACCTATCGCGACACCGAGGTCGCGACGCAGAGTCCTCTGCATGAAGTCCTTGGCGAGTTGGTCACGAGCGCCCGCGTACTACCGTTGAGTGGTCTCTCCCCGGTTGAGGTCACAGCGTTCGTGGCTCACGCGATCGATCAAGACGCCCCCGACGCTCTGATGAGCGCGCTGCACCAGCAGACCGACGGTAACCCGTTCTACGTGCGAGAACTCGTGCGGCAGCTCGCCGCCGAAGACCGGCCGCTCGTCAACTGGACTGACGCAGTGGCGATGACCGTACCCGAGGGTTTGCGCCTGATCCTGCGGCGCCGGGTCGAGAGGCTTTCGCCACAATGCCAACTCGCGTTGCGGATGGCGGCGGTGTTCGGCCGAGAATTCTCCGCGCTTGCCGTCGCCGCCGCGGCACGCGTGTACGGTCCCGATGACGACAGAGTATCGAATGTGGCGGATCTCCTCGCCGAGGCTCACGCGGCTCGCATCATCAGCGAGATGCCTGACGAGGGAGGTTGGCTGCGTTTCATGCACGCCGTGATTCGCGACACGGTGTACGAGGATCTGTCGCCGACCGAACGTGCCCGCTTACATCGCGCCGCCGCCGACGCGTTGGAGTCGTTGCCGGACGGTGATTTCAACGAGCTGTCGCACCATCTGCTCCAGGCGATCCCGACCGGCACCGCCGCAAGAGCACTCGACGTCACCATCCGCGCCGCCCGTACGGCAACGGGGCGTCTCGCACACGAGGAAGCCGCGAGAAGTTACCAGCGCGCTCTGCGAATACTCGACACGATGGCCGATGCGGGCGAAGCCGGCGCGCGACAACGCGTCGAATTGCTCGTGGCGTTGGGCGAAGCACAGATGTGTGTCGGTGAAACGATCGAGGGGCGCCGTACATTGCTCGAAGCGTTGCGCCGCGCTCGTGAACTCGACGCGTCGGAGCTATTCGCCGAAGCGGCGCTGCACTACGCCAACCCCGGCGATGTCGATCCGCAGGTCGACGACACCGCCATTGCGCTGCTGACCGAAGCGAACGCGCGCCTCGATGGCGGCAAGCCGGTATGGCGCGCGTGTGTGCTCGGCAAGCTGGCAATGATGCAGTACTTCACTGGAACGGTAGAGGAGCGCGTGAGCAATAGCCGCGAAGCACTCGCGCTCGCCGAGGAGGCTGGGGATACCCGCGTGCTCGCCGAAGTGATCGGCGATGCGCACTTCGCCCTGCTCGGGCCCGACAATGCGCGAGAGCGACTGACCATGGCCGATCGCCAGATTCAATTGGCCGAATCGATTGACGCTTCGAAACTGGAGCTGGAAGGTCACAGTTGGCGGTTGGTCGACCTGCTCGCGCTCGGTGATATCCGTGGCGTCGACATCGAGCTAAACATCTGCGCGCGGCAAGCACACAGCTTACGCCGCTCGTTCGATCTCTGGCGTGTCGCGGTCTATCGCGCGATGCGCGCCCTGTTGGCGGGGCGCCTTGCCGAAGCCGGGCCCCTCATCGACGAGGCGCTGCACCTTGGCGAACGAGCGCACAGCCCCAACCGCGCGCTGGCCTTCGGAGCCCAATTCTTCTTATTGCGCCGCGATCAGGGACGGCTCGAAGAGATCACCGACCAGATCCGCTGGTTCGCGGACGAGTACCCCACCATGCCCGCGATCCGCTGCGGTCTCACACTGCTCTATGCGGAAGTCGGGCGCGTGGCGGAGGCTCGCGCGGAGTTCGAGCGACTTGCGGCAAATGACTTCGGCGACATTCCGCGCGACGCCAACTGGATCAACGCAATGGAAAAGCTCGCGCATGCCTGCGTCGCGCTCGGCGACACCCGTCGAGCGCGCGTGTTGTACGACGCGCTGCTTCCATACGCGGAGCAGACCGTAGTAGTGGCTTTCGGCGAAGCCTGCGACGGATCGATGTCGCGGGCGCTCGCGCTCCTCGCGGCGCTGATGCGGCAATGGGACATCGCCGCGCACCACTTCGAAGCCGCGCTCACCATGAATGCACGGTTAGGTGCGCGCGGCTTCGTCGCCCGCACGCAACACCAGTACGCCGAGATGCTGATCCGAATCGCTGAAGGTGAAGAACCCCCATTTGAAAAGGGGGGGCAAGGGGGGATTTCCCCACCAACAGAGCCGCGCACGCCTCTCACGCTCCTCAGCGACGCCATCGCCACCTACGAGCAGCTCGGGATGAACGGCTACCTCCGGCAGACACTGGCGCTGCGGGAACAAGCATTGCGCCTACCCCAGCCGCAGAACGTCTTCCGCTTCGACGGCAAGCGCTGGACCGTGCGCTGGCAAGGCCGGCCGGTTCGCGTGCGCCAGGCGCAGGCGCTGCACTATGTGGCGCATCTGCTGCGCAATCCTGGACGCTGGATTTCCGTCATCGATTTGCAGCGAGCGGTTACCTCCGCAGCACCGAGCGCCGCCCTGGTTTGCGACGACCATCTGGAAGTGATGCAGCTCGATAATGGTGAACCGGCGCTCGATGCGCGGGCGCTACGCGCCTGCCGAGCGCGCTTGCGCGATTTGCTCCACGAGCGCAGCGAAGCGTCGCGCCTCAACGACGCGGCCCGACTCGCCGCAATCGATGTCGAACGCGATGCGATCGAGCGCCAGCTCCGTCGCGGCAACGTGGGAAACACAATTGATCAGCTCCGAAAGAATATCTCCAAAGCGATCGTTCGCGCCCGCGCCGCGATCCAGCGAAGCAGCCCTCCGCTCGGCGAGCATCTTGAGCGGCACATTACCTACGAGCGCCACGCCTTCCGATACAACCCGCCCCAAGAAATCAGGTGGGAGGAATGA
- a CDS encoding phosphotransferase family protein translates to MGEIAGIHHANVSRFFREHVPGGDCALMFSLISGGRSNLTYLVRGGEREWVLRRPPLGHVLPTAHDMAREYTVLSALARTDVPAPRPIALCDDPAVNEMPFYVMNFCQGVVLATEMPPGYAPTESDRQRISQALVDTLVRLHAVDYREVGLESFGRPDGYIERQVRRWAQQWERSKTSALPEIDELIRRLNAALPPSPAATIVHGDYRLGNMALDPNDPGRVVAIFDWEMATLGDPLSDLGYTLIYWYEAGDPEQDGGVGTMARFTAKPGFFTRAEIVAAYAQHSGRNVDAIEFYQVLALYKLAIISEGIYARYLQGKTYGEGFAGMARSTSALAQRALRIAETASDARLRGLRS, encoded by the coding sequence ATGGGCGAGATCGCCGGGATTCATCACGCCAATGTGTCGCGCTTCTTTCGCGAGCACGTGCCCGGCGGTGATTGCGCGCTGATGTTCTCGTTGATCAGCGGCGGCCGCTCGAATTTGACATATCTGGTGCGCGGCGGTGAGCGCGAGTGGGTGTTGCGCCGGCCGCCACTCGGTCACGTGTTGCCGACCGCTCACGACATGGCGCGCGAGTACACCGTGTTGTCGGCGCTGGCGCGCACCGACGTGCCGGCGCCGCGACCCATCGCGCTGTGTGATGATCCGGCCGTCAACGAGATGCCCTTCTACGTGATGAACTTCTGCCAAGGCGTTGTCCTCGCCACCGAGATGCCGCCGGGTTACGCGCCGACTGAATCCGATCGCCAGCGTATCAGCCAGGCGTTGGTGGACACGCTGGTCCGCCTCCACGCCGTCGACTATCGCGAAGTTGGGCTTGAGAGTTTTGGACGACCCGACGGCTACATCGAGCGACAGGTGCGGCGTTGGGCGCAGCAATGGGAGCGTTCGAAAACCAGCGCGCTGCCCGAGATCGACGAATTGATCCGGCGACTCAACGCGGCGCTACCGCCATCGCCCGCTGCGACCATCGTTCACGGCGACTATCGCCTTGGCAACATGGCCCTCGATCCGAACGATCCGGGCCGCGTCGTGGCGATCTTCGATTGGGAGATGGCGACCCTCGGCGATCCGTTGTCCGACCTCGGCTACACGCTGATCTACTGGTACGAAGCTGGTGATCCTGAACAAGACGGCGGCGTCGGCACGATGGCGCGCTTCACCGCCAAGCCGGGCTTCTTCACCCGCGCCGAAATCGTCGCCGCCTACGCCCAGCACAGCGGCCGCAACGTCGATGCGATCGAGTTCTACCAAGTGCTGGCGCTCTACAAGTTGGCAATCATCAGCGAAGGCATCTACGCCCGCTACCTGCAAGGCAAGACCTACGGTGAAGGGTTCGCAGGGATGGCTCGCTCCACCAGCGCCCTCGCGCAGCGCGCGCTGCGGATCGCCGAGACCGCGAGCGACGCGCGATTGCGTGGGCTACGCAGCTAG
- a CDS encoding PIN domain-containing protein yields MRFWDSSAIVPLVCAEVSSRTCRSWLRDDPVVLVWALASTEVISALARKRREGRLDRRRFTVAKQRLTKLEQAWNEVIRYDAARARARRLLEVHPLRAADALHLAAALVAIEERTAAIEFVTFDERLAEAAEKEGFRVLSA; encoded by the coding sequence GTGAGGTTCTGGGATTCGTCGGCCATCGTGCCGCTCGTCTGCGCGGAAGTCAGCAGCCGCACCTGCCGGTCGTGGTTGCGCGACGATCCCGTCGTATTGGTGTGGGCGCTTGCGAGCACCGAAGTCATCTCGGCGCTCGCGCGTAAGCGCCGGGAAGGGCGACTCGATCGGCGACGGTTCACGGTGGCCAAGCAGCGGCTCACCAAGTTGGAACAGGCGTGGAACGAAGTCATCCGCTACGACGCCGCGCGCGCACGCGCCCGTCGGTTGCTGGAGGTGCACCCGCTGCGCGCCGCAGACGCGCTCCACTTGGCGGCCGCGTTGGTGGCGATCGAAGAGCGCACCGCGGCGATCGAGTTCGTGACCTTCGACGAGCGCCTGGCCGAGGCGGCCGAGAAGGAAGGTTTCAGGGTCCTCTCAGCCTGA
- a CDS encoding type II toxin-antitoxin system prevent-host-death family antitoxin — protein MKQAKISEVKNHLSRYLALVRKGEVIRILDRDVPVAQIIPIADGSHGRRIGTEALAEMERKGLIHRGTGAIDKSLLDTDPPGKPCGVLDALLEERKAR, from the coding sequence ATGAAGCAGGCCAAGATATCCGAGGTGAAGAATCATCTGAGCCGGTACCTGGCGCTCGTGCGCAAAGGAGAAGTGATTCGGATTCTCGATCGCGACGTGCCTGTGGCCCAGATCATTCCCATCGCCGATGGATCGCACGGACGCCGGATCGGAACCGAGGCGCTGGCTGAGATGGAGCGCAAGGGATTGATCCACCGCGGGACGGGTGCCATCGACAAAAGTCTCTTAGACACCGACCCACCAGGAAAACCGTGTGGTGTTTTGGATGCACTTCTAGAAGAGCGGAAGGCGCGGTGA